A region from the Vicia villosa cultivar HV-30 ecotype Madison, WI unplaced genomic scaffold, Vvil1.0 ctg.002224F_1_1, whole genome shotgun sequence genome encodes:
- the LOC131638232 gene encoding methylmalonate-semialdehyde dehydrogenase [acylating], mitochondrial-like: MMLQLSIQRAKLKFLMSRISALGNSHFSIAAHSSSSNRNAPRVPNLIGGRLIDSKASNFIDVINPATQVVVSQILLTTTEEFKAAVSAAKKAFPACRNTPVTTRKCVMLKLQELIRRDMDKIALNVTIEQGKERH, encoded by the exons ATGATGTTGCAGCTTTCTATTCAACGCG CAAAGTTGAAGTTTCTCATGTCTAGGATCTCTGCTTTGGGAAATTCCCATTTCTCAATAGCGGCTCATTCATCTTCCAGTAACCGCAATGCTCCG AGGGTTCCGAATCTTATTGGGGGAAGGCTTATTGACTCAAAAGCGTCAAATTTCATCGATGTTATAAACCCG GCAACACAAGTAGTTGTTTCACAAATTCTGTTGACTACAACTGAAGAATTTAAAGCTGCTGTATCTGCTGCAAAGAAGGCATTTCCAGCATGTCGTAACACTCCGGTTACGACACGTAAATGTGTTATGTTGAAGCTCCAGGAGCTCATTCGTAGAGATATG GATAAAATTGCTCTTAATGTGACCATTGAACAAGGAAAGGAAAGACACTGA